From the genome of bacterium, one region includes:
- the cyoE gene encoding protoheme IX farnesyltransferase, whose amino-acid sequence MTIAEPAVPEEPGRSRAHDIWELTKPRITFLVAVTAAMGFVLGSSARVDWLACAWTVVGTALVSAGASAFNHHGERRIDALMERTRNRPLPAGRLEPWSAIVLGLGASAAGIVILGWQANPLAALLGAVALVSYVWVYTPLKRVSHLSTLVGAVPGALPPMMGWAAASGGLGPGAWALFAILFLWQLPHFMAIAWMCRNDYARAGLPMLPVVEPDGGSTARQAVLYAAALVPVSLLPTVLGVTGSWYLGVGLLLSLGLLGTAVGFARSVEERTAKRLLLASVVYLPALCLGLVLNRIV is encoded by the coding sequence GTGACGATCGCGGAGCCGGCCGTCCCGGAGGAGCCAGGACGCAGCCGCGCTCACGACATCTGGGAGCTGACCAAACCGCGAATCACCTTCCTGGTGGCGGTGACGGCGGCGATGGGCTTCGTGCTCGGCTCGTCCGCGCGAGTCGACTGGCTGGCCTGCGCCTGGACGGTGGTCGGAACCGCGCTGGTTTCCGCCGGTGCGTCGGCGTTCAACCACCATGGCGAGCGCCGGATCGACGCCCTCATGGAGCGAACCCGCAACCGGCCGTTGCCGGCCGGGCGTCTGGAGCCGTGGTCGGCGATCGTTCTCGGGCTAGGAGCGAGTGCCGCGGGCATCGTGATCCTGGGTTGGCAGGCGAATCCATTGGCGGCACTTCTGGGCGCGGTCGCCCTGGTGAGCTACGTTTGGGTATACACGCCGCTCAAGCGGGTATCCCACCTATCGACGCTTGTGGGCGCGGTGCCGGGCGCTCTGCCGCCCATGATGGGTTGGGCCGCGGCGAGCGGAGGGCTCGGGCCCGGCGCCTGGGCGCTGTTCGCGATTCTGTTCCTGTGGCAGCTGCCGCACTTCATGGCCATCGCCTGGATGTGCCGCAATGACTACGCGCGCGCCGGGCTGCCGATGCTGCCGGTGGTGGAGCCCGATGGGGGATCGACCGCCCGGCAGGCGGTTCTCTACGCCGCCGCGCTGGTGCCGGTGAGTCTCCTGCCGACCGTGCTCGGAGTCACCGGCAGCTGGTATCTTGGAGTGGGTCTGCTCCTCTCGCTCGGGCTGTTGGGCACGGCCGTGGGGTTTGCCAGGTCGGTGGAAGAGCGCACGGCGAAGCGTCTGCTCTTGGCGTCGGTGGTCTATCTGCCGGCGCTGTGCTTGGGACTGGTGCTGAATCGGATCGTCTAG
- a CDS encoding heme A synthase, whose translation MREETPGWVHRYAVALVACIVFLIGAGALVKSKEAGLSVPDWPLSYGSLNPPRWWTIENVRAEHGHRLIAGTVALLAVGLAIAMSRVEPRRWLRKLSYAAVVAVLLQALLGGLTVLFFLPTPISVSHAGLAQLFLCLIVTIAVATSRWWRDQPSPQRAAPSVFTAAAVTTGAVYVQILVGAVMRHSGAGLAIPDFPLAFGRLIPPRFDFSIAIHFSHRLGALVVCGLVAWTVLRVFRGPRSVGHLRRPAQALIGLVAVQITLGATVVLSKKAVLPNTVHVAVGAMVLATSLMLTLRAWRLSPRRVAVTAPRAEAAT comes from the coding sequence ATGCGTGAGGAAACCCCGGGTTGGGTCCATCGATACGCGGTCGCGCTGGTGGCTTGCATCGTCTTTCTGATCGGAGCCGGCGCCCTGGTTAAGAGCAAAGAGGCCGGGTTGTCGGTGCCCGATTGGCCCCTGTCGTATGGTTCTCTCAACCCGCCTCGCTGGTGGACGATCGAGAACGTCCGGGCCGAGCACGGGCACCGGCTCATTGCGGGAACGGTGGCCCTGCTCGCGGTCGGCCTGGCGATCGCGATGTCGCGCGTCGAGCCGAGGCGCTGGCTGCGGAAGCTGAGCTACGCCGCCGTGGTCGCGGTGCTGTTGCAGGCTCTTCTCGGCGGCCTGACCGTGCTTTTTTTCCTGCCGACACCGATCTCGGTCAGCCATGCCGGGCTGGCGCAGTTGTTCCTCTGTCTGATCGTAACGATCGCCGTCGCGACCTCGCGCTGGTGGCGGGACCAGCCGTCCCCCCAGCGGGCGGCACCGAGTGTGTTCACGGCGGCGGCGGTCACGACCGGAGCGGTCTACGTTCAGATCCTGGTCGGCGCGGTGATGCGCCACTCCGGGGCGGGGCTGGCCATACCGGACTTTCCGCTGGCGTTCGGGCGGCTGATTCCACCACGCTTCGACTTCTCGATCGCGATTCACTTCAGCCATCGCCTGGGCGCGTTGGTCGTCTGCGGCCTCGTTGCATGGACCGTCCTGCGCGTATTCCGCGGCCCACGATCCGTGGGGCATCTCCGCCGTCCAGCGCAAGCGCTGATCGGTCTGGTGGCGGTCCAGATCACGTTGGGGGCGACCGTGGTGCTTTCGAAGAAGGCCGTGCTCCCCAATACCGTGCACGTGGCGGTCGGAGCGATGGTACTGGCGACCAGCCTGATGCTCACGCTTCGCGCTTGGAGGCTCAGTCCGCGGCGCGTGGCGGTTACCGCTCCAAGGGCGGAGGCCGCGACGTGA
- a CDS encoding FHA domain-containing protein — translation MLVSRFHPPDPDHGKALKLDGSEVKIGRSGDCDLVLTEPRASSEHLQIAWQPEEGYRLVDLESRNGTLVNERLADDQLLQHLDRIRIGDTVVTFEIHGH, via the coding sequence ATGTTAGTATCCCGCTTTCACCCGCCCGACCCGGACCATGGCAAGGCGCTCAAGCTCGACGGCTCCGAAGTGAAGATCGGGCGCTCCGGAGATTGCGATCTCGTGCTCACCGAGCCTCGAGCCAGTTCCGAGCATCTCCAGATAGCATGGCAGCCCGAAGAAGGTTACAGACTGGTCGATCTCGAGAGCCGCAACGGCACTCTGGTCAACGAGCGACTCGCCGACGATCAACTCTTGCAGCATCTCGATCGCATCCGGATAGGGGACACGGTCGTGACATTCGAGATACATGGACACTGA
- a CDS encoding serine/threonine protein kinase: protein MDTDHPKNIGPYEILGVIGKGAMGKVYKAARPSSNQIVAIKVLPADLAEDQERVERFNREAQAVALLNHPNVVRILEKEQADDLHYFVMEYVPGTSLDAVLRQRRLSLPEAIRVFKSVCKGLDAAHQKTIVHRDLSPRNILVSEDLSAVKIVDFGISRIETISQD from the coding sequence ATGGACACTGATCATCCAAAGAACATCGGTCCTTACGAGATCCTCGGCGTCATCGGCAAAGGCGCCATGGGCAAGGTGTACAAGGCCGCGCGGCCTTCCTCGAACCAGATCGTCGCGATCAAAGTGCTGCCGGCCGATCTCGCGGAGGATCAAGAACGAGTCGAGCGTTTCAACCGCGAGGCGCAAGCCGTGGCGCTGCTCAACCATCCCAACGTCGTGCGGATCCTCGAGAAGGAACAGGCAGACGATCTGCACTACTTCGTCATGGAATACGTGCCGGGAACCTCACTCGACGCGGTCCTACGCCAACGGCGACTCTCGCTGCCCGAAGCGATCCGAGTTTTCAAGAGCGTATGCAAGGGACTCGACGCGGCCCACCAGAAGACCATCGTTCATCGGGATCTGTCGCCACGCAATATCCTGGTCTCGGAAGACCTGTCCGCGGTCAAGATCGTCGATTTCGGCATCAGCCGGATCGAGACCATCTCGCAAGATTAG